In Bacteroidales bacterium, a single genomic region encodes these proteins:
- a CDS encoding OmpH family outer membrane protein, producing MKRFISGLVVLLFLAGFTAEAQAVLKLGHVNKQEILTLMPETDSAQKKLDKVAKDLQDQMEKMQVEFNKKYEDYMANASNWSELIRNTKETELQEMNQRIQAFQNNAQQDIQQQQAKLFKPIVDKLNAAINDVAKEGKFTYIFDVSQGSFVVFQSADSQDITPLVKKKLGITK from the coding sequence ATGAAAAGGTTTATATCCGGATTAGTTGTACTGCTCTTTTTGGCTGGTTTCACTGCAGAAGCGCAGGCTGTTCTGAAGCTTGGACATGTCAATAAACAGGAAATCCTTACCCTGATGCCCGAAACCGACAGCGCCCAGAAAAAACTGGATAAAGTTGCCAAGGATTTGCAGGACCAGATGGAAAAAATGCAGGTTGAATTCAACAAGAAATATGAGGACTATATGGCCAATGCTTCTAACTGGAGTGAATTGATAAGGAATACCAAGGAAACGGAACTCCAGGAAATGAATCAGCGCATTCAGGCCTTTCAGAATAACGCCCAGCAGGATATCCAGCAGCAACAGGCAAAGCTCTTCAAGCCCATCGTTGACAAACTCAATGCGGCTATTAATGATGTCGCCAAGGAAGGGAAGTTTACCTATATTTTTGACGTAAGCCAGGGCTCGTTTGTGGTATTTCAGAGCGCCGACAGCCAGGATATAACCCCGCTGGTGAAGAAAAAGCTGGGCATTACCAAATAA
- a CDS encoding isoprenyl transferase: MTYKDQIIAEKLPQHIAIIMDGNGRWARQRGNQRVFGHYNAVKAVRDTVEAAAELGIKYLTLFAFSTENWRRPQSEVDALMSLLVSTLQSELKTLVDNNVRLLAIGNIASLPEEVQAELDKVIQLTSSNKGLTLILALSYGARWEIARAARAIVQDVLDGRLNPEKIDDCLFAQYLTTAYIPDPELLIRTSGEKRISNFLLFQMAYTELYFTEVLWPDFRREDLYRAICDFQSRERRFGKISEQCK, from the coding sequence ATGACGTACAAAGACCAGATTATAGCAGAGAAATTACCCCAGCATATTGCCATCATAATGGACGGCAACGGGCGGTGGGCAAGGCAACGTGGCAACCAGCGCGTTTTCGGACATTATAATGCCGTCAAGGCCGTGCGCGATACGGTTGAAGCTGCCGCTGAACTGGGTATCAAATACCTTACCCTGTTTGCTTTCTCCACCGAAAACTGGAGAAGGCCGCAGAGCGAAGTGGATGCCCTTATGTCGCTGCTGGTTTCCACCCTGCAATCCGAATTAAAAACGCTGGTCGACAACAACGTCCGGCTCCTGGCCATTGGCAATATTGCCAGCCTGCCCGAAGAAGTACAGGCAGAACTGGATAAAGTAATTCAGTTAACTTCTTCCAACAAGGGACTGACCCTTATTCTCGCTCTGAGTTACGGGGCCAGGTGGGAAATTGCCCGGGCAGCCAGAGCCATTGTGCAGGATGTGCTCGATGGTCGTTTGAATCCCGAAAAGATTGACGACTGCCTTTTTGCTCAGTATCTTACTACTGCCTATATTCCTGATCCTGAACTTCTTATACGGACCAGCGGAGAAAAGAGAATCAGCAATTTTCTCCTATTTCAAATGGCCTATACCGAATTGTACTTTACCGAAGTACTTTGGCCCGATTTTCGCAGGGAAGATTTGTACAGGGCAATTTGTGACTTTCAGAGCAGAGAAAGAAGATTCGGAAAAATTAGTGAACAGTGTAAATAG
- the bamA gene encoding outer membrane protein assembly factor BamA: MANVRAFRLFWLIILTGFIGIPSPAQDTIPFADSVKILPPAIIEHDSLPVIDYSKTETYVIAGITVSGVNYLDKEVLANLSGFSVGDKITVPGEDITKMLKKYWSQGLFSDVRIASRIEGDQIYLDIYLKERPRLSTLSIVGLKKSETKDITDKLKIRNGSQVTEDVLNNIRTIVTKHFTDKGFFNVKIDIVQIPDTTLPNRVKLRLIIDKNERVKISDIVFTGNKEIPAKKLRKAMKKTHRRDWNIFKGSKYIKSNYEEDKVKLIEYYNEKGYRDAKILKDSLAVLNPKRIILYLDVYEGPKYYFRNITWIGNTVYPSEVLSKVLGVKKGDVYNQTLLTKRLSTDEDAVSSLYLDNGYLFFNVSPEEVLIENDSIDLEMRISEGKQATVNNIIINGNNKTNEHVIRREIRTLPGELFSKSEIIRTVRELAQLGHFDPEKIEPNPVPNPADGTVDIQYNLQERSNDQLEISGGWGAGMLVGTIGIRFSNFSARSMLDPKAWRPIPSGDGQTLAIRAQSNGTIYRSYSISFVEPWLGGKKPNSLSVSLYNSKYRNARYDYFSNRYTQQDKGFMSISGVSVGLGRRLSWPDDFFTLYNEISFQNYTLDNYKGYFSLLQNNGVSNNFSVTTTFGRNSVDQPIYPRKGSNFALTLAITPPYSLISGKDFTGASQSEKYKWIEYYKWSFKAEWYMNLVDKLVLFTRGQFGFKGYYNSTLGQSPFEGFYVGGDGMVGYNFYGYEVIPVRGYSNSGAGNTIGALTPPKGANYYTKYTMELRYPISLNQQATVFALTFLEAGNGWTYARDVNPFAVRRSAGVGLRAFLPMFGMLGIDYGYGFDDIPWNPGENHGQFHFTIGQQF; the protein is encoded by the coding sequence ATGGCAAACGTGCGTGCATTCAGATTGTTCTGGTTGATTATATTGACAGGATTCATTGGCATTCCCTCTCCGGCCCAGGATACAATTCCTTTTGCAGATTCTGTAAAAATCCTTCCGCCGGCGATTATTGAACATGACAGCCTGCCGGTCATTGACTATTCCAAAACCGAAACCTATGTTATTGCCGGCATTACGGTATCAGGGGTGAATTACCTTGATAAGGAGGTTCTGGCCAACCTCTCGGGTTTTTCGGTGGGCGACAAGATTACGGTACCCGGAGAAGATATCACCAAGATGCTGAAGAAATACTGGAGCCAGGGTTTGTTTTCCGATGTCCGCATTGCTTCCCGCATCGAAGGAGATCAGATATACCTCGATATCTACCTGAAGGAACGCCCCCGGCTATCTACTCTCAGCATTGTTGGGCTGAAGAAATCAGAAACCAAAGATATTACCGATAAGCTGAAAATCCGCAACGGAAGCCAGGTTACAGAAGATGTGCTGAACAATATCAGAACCATTGTAACCAAGCACTTTACCGATAAAGGCTTTTTCAATGTAAAGATTGATATTGTGCAGATCCCTGATACCACTTTGCCCAACAGAGTAAAGCTCAGGCTCATCATTGACAAAAACGAACGGGTGAAGATTTCCGATATTGTCTTTACCGGAAACAAGGAAATTCCTGCCAAGAAGCTGAGGAAAGCCATGAAAAAAACCCACCGGCGCGACTGGAATATCTTTAAAGGGTCAAAATATATCAAATCCAATTATGAGGAAGACAAAGTAAAACTGATTGAATATTACAATGAAAAGGGATACCGGGACGCCAAAATTCTGAAGGACAGCCTGGCTGTGCTAAATCCCAAACGAATCATCCTCTATCTGGATGTATATGAAGGTCCGAAATATTATTTCCGCAACATTACCTGGATCGGCAATACGGTTTATCCGTCAGAAGTTCTCAGCAAAGTGCTCGGTGTGAAAAAGGGAGATGTTTATAACCAGACCCTGCTTACCAAAAGGCTTTCAACCGACGAAGACGCTGTAAGTTCTTTGTACCTTGACAACGGATATCTTTTCTTTAATGTAAGCCCTGAAGAAGTGCTTATAGAGAATGATTCCATTGATCTTGAAATGCGCATTTCGGAAGGAAAGCAGGCAACGGTGAACAACATTATAATCAACGGGAACAACAAGACCAACGAGCATGTTATCCGGCGTGAAATCAGAACCCTACCCGGCGAATTGTTCAGCAAGTCAGAGATAATCCGTACGGTCCGTGAGCTTGCCCAGCTCGGGCACTTTGACCCCGAAAAGATCGAACCGAATCCGGTACCCAACCCTGCTGACGGCACTGTTGACATTCAGTACAATCTGCAGGAGCGGTCGAACGACCAGCTTGAAATCTCCGGAGGCTGGGGAGCAGGAATGCTGGTAGGAACCATTGGGATCAGGTTTTCCAATTTTTCTGCCCGCAGTATGTTGGATCCCAAAGCCTGGAGGCCGATACCCAGCGGCGACGGGCAAACCCTTGCTATCAGGGCACAGTCGAATGGTACTATTTACCGTTCCTACAGCATTTCCTTTGTTGAACCCTGGCTGGGAGGCAAAAAGCCCAATTCGTTGTCGGTTTCACTGTACAACTCAAAATACAGGAATGCCCGTTACGATTACTTTAGCAACAGGTACACACAGCAGGATAAAGGATTCATGAGCATTTCCGGTGTATCGGTCGGTCTGGGCCGCCGGCTTTCATGGCCCGATGACTTCTTTACCCTGTACAACGAAATCAGCTTCCAGAACTATACTCTGGACAATTACAAGGGCTATTTCAGTTTACTTCAGAACAACGGGGTTTCAAACAACTTTTCCGTTACCACAACATTCGGACGAAATTCAGTTGATCAGCCCATCTATCCGCGCAAAGGATCCAATTTTGCCCTTACACTGGCCATAACGCCTCCTTATTCGCTGATCAGCGGAAAGGATTTTACCGGTGCTTCCCAGAGTGAAAAATACAAATGGATTGAATATTACAAATGGAGTTTCAAGGCGGAATGGTACATGAACCTTGTTGACAAGCTGGTCCTCTTTACCCGCGGACAATTTGGATTCAAAGGATACTATAACAGCACTTTAGGGCAGTCTCCGTTTGAAGGATTTTATGTTGGCGGCGACGGAATGGTGGGGTACAACTTTTACGGATACGAAGTGATTCCTGTACGTGGCTATTCCAACAGCGGAGCAGGAAATACCATCGGAGCCCTTACCCCTCCGAAAGGAGCAAACTACTATACCAAGTATACCATGGAACTCAGATACCCGATAAGTCTGAACCAGCAGGCTACAGTTTTTGCCCTTACCTTCCTTGAAGCAGGGAACGGATGGACTTATGCACGCGATGTAAATCCGTTTGCTGTGCGCCGCTCGGCCGGGGTTGGCCTCAGGGCCTTCCTCCCGATGTTTGGCATGCTGGGCATTGATTATGGTTATGGATTTGATGATATTCCGTGGAACCCGGGAGAAAATCACGGACAGTTCCACTTTACAATAGGTCAGCAGTTCTAA
- the murI gene encoding glutamate racemase: MQASQPIGIFDSGVGGLTVANAIRQILPDEQMIYFGDTFHLPYGDKSAESVKFYSTRISEYLLSLNCKLILIACNTASAVAWEAVSEAVRGKALALNVIDPVIDEVAGNPRIKRIGVIGTKGTINSGTYKVKLIQKNNKLDVRSLATPLFVPMIEEGFIFDDISNAIIRNYLSREELQGIDTLILGCTHYPIIKQQIARFFDFKVQIVDSAVIVAKRLRKLLRENNLLNKDTENPVHQFLVSDYTEYFEIIARMFFEGDIKLQKIDLWSHT; the protein is encoded by the coding sequence ATGCAGGCATCCCAGCCAATAGGTATTTTTGATTCAGGTGTGGGCGGACTTACTGTAGCCAATGCCATCCGGCAGATTCTTCCGGATGAGCAAATGATCTACTTTGGCGACACCTTTCATCTTCCCTATGGGGATAAGTCGGCTGAGTCGGTGAAGTTTTATTCAACGCGCATTTCTGAGTACCTGTTATCGCTGAACTGCAAGCTGATTCTGATAGCCTGCAATACTGCCTCAGCCGTGGCATGGGAAGCTGTTTCAGAAGCTGTAAGGGGGAAAGCGCTTGCCCTGAACGTGATTGACCCGGTAATTGATGAAGTGGCCGGTAACCCCAGAATAAAACGCATCGGGGTAATTGGTACCAAAGGCACCATCAACAGCGGAACCTATAAGGTAAAACTTATCCAGAAGAACAATAAGCTCGATGTCCGTTCGCTTGCCACCCCTCTTTTTGTGCCCATGATTGAAGAAGGATTCATTTTTGACGACATCAGCAATGCCATCATCCGCAATTACTTATCAAGGGAGGAACTGCAGGGCATTGACACGCTGATTCTGGGCTGTACCCATTATCCCATTATCAAACAGCAGATTGCCCGCTTCTTTGATTTCAAGGTGCAGATTGTGGATTCGGCTGTCATTGTGGCAAAACGGCTCAGAAAACTCCTTCGTGAGAACAACCTCCTGAATAAGGATACAGAAAATCCTGTACATCAGTTTCTTGTATCTGATTATACGGAGTATTTTGAGATCATCGCCCGTATGTTTTTTGAAGGCGATATCAAACTGCAGAAAATAGACCTCTGGAGTCACACCTGA
- a CDS encoding lysophospholipid acyltransferase family protein produces the protein MMLLGINKINKAYEEVRHLKGIDFVENILQKLSITFEVSPEELKRIPASGPFITVSNHPYGGLDGLILIGLLGRQRPDFKVLGNYLLHRIDPMQEFILPVDPFESKKARAASVPGIKMALRHIAEGHPLGIFPAGEVSSYYPHTTGITDKKWQHSVLKFIRNAGVPVVPVYFEGTNSTVFHLLGLVHPMLRTAKLPSELLNKKNKTIRIRIGNPISVNEQKEFSDIWKYGRYLRAKTYALGEGFDVKEFFPSQKKRKVKAEDIAEQADQGVLSREYQRLREKYLLFDLQNYSVLCAPSDQMPLIMHEIGCLREITFRAIGEGTNKSIDLDDFDLYYYHLFVWDNETGKIVGAYRVGKGKDIIGEYGIRGFYVSTLFRMHGRMQQVLEQSLELGRSFIVQEYQRKPMPLFLLWKGILYFLLKNSEYRYLIGPVSISKRFSEFSKHTIIEYIRKNHYNDQYARYIKPKKRFRVPGYSFDTEILFENLKNLQQLDRLIEDVESNSRMPVLLKKYLQLGGKIVEFNIDPLFNDCLDGLLILDLYDVPPEVIASLSREMNDQSIFERFSQQKTLQEKVQV, from the coding sequence ATGATGCTGCTGGGTATCAATAAGATAAACAAAGCCTATGAAGAAGTCCGGCATCTGAAAGGAATTGATTTCGTTGAGAACATTCTTCAGAAGCTATCCATAACGTTTGAAGTCAGCCCGGAGGAACTGAAGCGCATTCCGGCCTCAGGTCCGTTTATTACGGTTTCCAACCACCCTTACGGAGGGCTGGATGGTCTGATCCTCATTGGTTTGCTGGGCCGTCAGCGCCCCGATTTCAAGGTTCTGGGAAATTATCTGCTCCACCGGATTGATCCGATGCAGGAGTTTATTTTGCCGGTCGACCCCTTTGAAAGCAAAAAAGCCAGGGCCGCCAGTGTGCCGGGTATAAAAATGGCCCTCCGCCATATTGCCGAAGGTCATCCTCTCGGCATCTTTCCTGCCGGGGAAGTTTCGAGCTATTACCCTCATACCACAGGAATAACCGATAAAAAATGGCAGCATTCCGTGCTTAAGTTCATCCGCAATGCCGGGGTTCCTGTAGTTCCTGTTTACTTTGAAGGAACCAACAGCACGGTTTTTCATTTGCTGGGCCTCGTGCATCCCATGCTTCGCACGGCAAAGCTCCCCTCCGAACTTCTCAATAAGAAAAACAAAACCATCCGAATACGGATAGGAAATCCGATTTCAGTTAACGAACAGAAAGAATTTTCTGATATCTGGAAGTATGGAAGGTATCTGAGAGCCAAAACCTATGCCCTTGGAGAAGGGTTTGATGTAAAGGAGTTTTTCCCTTCACAGAAAAAAAGAAAGGTTAAAGCCGAAGACATTGCTGAACAGGCTGATCAGGGAGTTCTTTCCAGGGAATATCAGCGACTCAGGGAAAAATACCTGCTGTTCGATCTGCAGAATTACAGTGTATTGTGTGCACCGTCTGACCAGATGCCCCTTATAATGCATGAAATCGGCTGCCTGCGGGAAATCACTTTCCGGGCTATTGGTGAAGGGACCAATAAGAGCATCGACCTGGACGACTTTGACCTTTATTATTACCACCTTTTTGTATGGGATAATGAAACCGGCAAAATTGTAGGTGCCTACCGCGTGGGAAAAGGAAAGGACATCATCGGTGAATATGGTATAAGGGGATTTTACGTGAGTACCCTGTTCCGCATGCATGGCCGTATGCAGCAGGTGCTGGAGCAATCGCTTGAACTGGGCAGGTCGTTTATTGTGCAGGAATACCAGCGAAAGCCCATGCCGCTGTTTCTTCTCTGGAAAGGAATTCTGTACTTCCTCCTGAAAAACAGCGAATACCGCTACCTTATTGGCCCGGTAAGCATCAGCAAACGGTTTTCGGAATTTTCGAAGCATACCATCATTGAATACATCAGAAAAAACCACTATAACGACCAGTATGCCCGGTATATTAAACCTAAAAAACGGTTCAGGGTCCCGGGATATTCGTTTGACACGGAAATTCTCTTTGAAAATCTGAAAAACCTTCAGCAGCTTGACAGGCTGATTGAAGATGTTGAATCGAACAGCAGGATGCCGGTGTTGCTGAAAAAATATCTGCAGCTGGGAGGTAAAATCGTGGAATTCAATATTGACCCGCTTTTTAACGATTGCCTTGATGGCCTGCTGATTCTCGATCTGTACGATGTACCCCCTGAGGTAATTGCATCTCTCTCGCGCGAAATGAACGATCAGTCAATCTTTGAAAGATTTTCGCAACAAAAAACCCTGCAGGAAAAGGTTCAGGTGTGA
- a CDS encoding OmpH family outer membrane protein gives MKRIVAIILMMAGFGLTYAQKYAFVDTEYILNNIPAYKVAQDQLDKYSADLQKEIEAKYAEIDNMYKKYQAEKVLLTDEMKNKREEEIVTKEKEVKELQKKYFGQDGALFKKREELIKPIQDEIYNAIKEIAAEGGFAAIFDTSADATIIYSDPKYDKSDQVLQKLGYKK, from the coding sequence ATGAAACGGATTGTTGCAATAATACTGATGATGGCCGGTTTTGGCCTCACGTATGCACAGAAATACGCTTTTGTGGATACCGAATACATCCTTAACAATATCCCGGCCTACAAGGTGGCACAGGACCAGCTCGATAAGTATTCGGCCGATCTGCAGAAAGAAATCGAGGCAAAATACGCCGAAATTGATAACATGTACAAAAAATACCAGGCCGAAAAGGTTTTACTCACCGATGAGATGAAGAACAAACGGGAGGAAGAAATTGTCACCAAAGAGAAAGAAGTTAAGGAACTGCAGAAGAAATACTTCGGACAGGATGGCGCACTTTTCAAAAAACGCGAAGAGCTGATTAAACCCATTCAGGACGAAATCTATAATGCCATCAAGGAAATTGCCGCAGAAGGTGGTTTTGCTGCCATTTTCGACACATCGGCCGATGCCACCATCATCTATTCTGATCCGAAGTATGATAAGAGCGATCAGGTGCTCCAGAAATTGGGTTATAAGAAATAA